GAGCAGTGGCAAGCTGACGGTCATCAACAGCGCGGGTAGCCATTTGGTCATGAATTTGCTCCGAACGGTGTAGGAATAGAGAACAGACCTGCGTCGCTCCCGAAAAAATCCATCCAGTGGGGCCCCATTCGCTCGCCAATTTCAATGCAGCCGCGATTAACGGCGCCTGCACGGGTACAATAGGCGCCTTTCCATTTTGTTACGGCTTTTCTCATGACTGACCCCATTCGCCTTTCCAAACGCCTGATCGAGCTCGTCGGTTGCTCTCGTCGCGAAGCCGAGCTGTTCATTGAAGGCGGCTGGGTCACGGTGGACGGCGTTGTCGTCGACGAACCCCAGTTCAAGGTCGAAAACCAGACAGTGGTGCTCAATGCAGAGGCGAAGGCCGATACGCCCGAAGCCGTGACCCTGCTGTTCAATGCCCCAGCCGGCATGGCGCCCGAGACTGCGCTGACGTTGATCACTCCCGGCACACTGTCGGCCGATCACAGCATTGGCCGGCGCCCGCTCAAGGGCCACTTCCTGCGCCTGGAAGCGATCTCCACGCTGCAGGCCAATGCCAGCGGGCTGATGGTGTTCAGTCAGGACTGGAAGATCCTGCGCAAGCTCACCGACGACCGCAGCAAGATCGAGCAGGAGTACGTCGTCGAGATCGCTGGCGACATGGTTGCCCACGGTCTCAACCGCCTGAACCACGGCATGACCTACAAGGGCAAGGAGCTGCCCAAGGTCAAAGCCAGCTGGCAGAACGAAAACCGTCTGCGCTTCGCCATGAAGAACCCGCAGCCCGGCGTCATTGCCCAGCTGTGCGAAGCGGTCGGGCTGAAAGTTGTTTCGGTACGGCGCATCCGTATCGGTGGCGTTTCCATCGGCAAAGTGCCTGAAGGCCAATGGCGCTACATGACCGAAAAAGAAAAATTCTGAATCCCTTTTCCCGAGCGCCGCATCAGGTCCCGCGCGCGCTCATCTGCGAATCTCCAGGAAAACCACGCACCATGATGAACAACGATGTACTGCGCAGCATCCGCTACATGCTCGATATCAACGACGCCAAAGTGGTCGATATCATCAAGCTCGGCGGGTTTGACGCGAACAAGGCCGATGTCACGGCCTACATGAAGAAAGATGAAGAAGAAGGCTTCCTGCCTTGCAGCGATGAAGTCATGGCGCATTTCCTTGACGGCCTGGTGTTTTTCAAGCGCGGCAAGGACGAGAGCCGGCCCGCACTGCCGGTCGAACTGCCGATCACCAACAACATTGTCCTCAAAAAGCTGCGCGTGGCCTTCGAGTTGAAGGAAGACGACATGCACGCAATCCTCAAAGCGGCCGAGTTCCCGGTGTCCAAGCCTGAGCTCAGCGCATTGTTCCGCAAGGCTGGCCACAATAACTACCGTCCATGCGGCGACCAGCTGCTGCGCAATTTCCTGCGTGGTCTGACCCTGCGCGTACGCGGTTAAGCGCTGCAGGGCTATCGATGACTCAGGCCTACAGCGTCGCGCCGATCGGCTTCATGCGCTCGTGCTTCAAAGAGAAGTTCGCGATCCCCAGACAGCCCCAACTTGCACCCGCCGCGCGGGGCGTGCTGGAACTGATCGCGCCATTTGATCAGGGCGACGCTGTCCAGGGGCTGGAACAGGTCAGCCATGTCTGGCTGCTGTTCCTGTTTCATCAGGCGCTGGAAGACACGCCGCGACTCAAAGTGCGGCCGCCACGCCTGGGCGGCAATCAGTCGATGGGGGTGTTCGCCACGCGTGCTACCCACCGGCCCAATGGCATCGGGCAATCGGTGGTCAAGCTGGACAAGGTCGAGCCGGGGCGCTTGTGGTTGTCGGGCATCGACCTGCTTGAGGGCACGCCGGTACTGGACATCAAACCCTACGTGCCCTACGCCGACATCATCGCCGATGCACGTAACAGCATGGCCGCCGCAGCGCCGGCGCGGGTTCCGGTGCAGTGGGAGGATGCTGCGCTGATTCAGGCGCAGGAGCATGCCCTGCGCCTTGACGAGCCGTTGACCGAGCTGATCGAGCAGTGCCTGGCACAAGACCCTCGACCGGCGTACCAGACGCCCACGCCCGAACGAGTCTATGGCGCGCAGTTCTGGGACCTGGACGTGCGCTGGCACTATCCACAGTCAGGCCTTATCCGGGTGCTGGAAGTGGTCCCTGCCGTTAGCTGACACCCAATCGCCCGCCCACAAAAAAACCGCCTGGTCCGTGACCTCCAGGCGGTTTTTTTCAGACCCCAAAACGCAGGTGCCTGTACTGACCTATTCGCCGATGACGCCACCTGCGCATTGCAGCACGGGTGATTCATTGGCGATTGGGTCGTATCTGAACGGTTTTACTTCTCGACGAACGCGCGCTCGATCAAGTAGTCACCCGGCTCACGCATGCGCGGCGAAACGGTCAGGCCGAAGCTGTTCAGCACTTCGCTGGTTTCATCGAGCATGCTCGGACTGCCGCACAACATGGCGCGGTCATCCTGCGGATTGATCGGCGGCAGACCGATGTCGCTGAACAGTTTGCCGCTGCGCATCAGGTCAGTCAGACGGCCTTCGTTCTCAAATGGCTCGCGGGTGACCGTTGGGTAATAGATCAGCTTGTCGCGCAGCATGTCACCGAAAAATTCGTTCTGCGGCAAGTGCTCGGTGATGAACTCGCGGTACGCCACTTCGTTCACGTAACGCACGCCGTGGCACAGAATGACCTTTTCGAATCGCTCGTACGTTTCGGGGTCCTGGATGACGCTCATGAAAGGCGCCAGCCCGGTGCCCGTGCTGAGCAGGTAAAGGTGTTTGCCCGGCTTCAGGTCGTCCAGCACCAGCGTACCCGTAGGCTTCTTGCTGATGATGATCTCATCGCCTTCCTTCAGGTGCTGCAGCTGCGAGGTCAGCGGGCCGTCTGGCACCTTGATGCTGAAGAACTCTAGATGCTCTTCCCAGTTCGGGCTGGCAATGGAGTAGGCACGCATGAGCGGGCGCCCGTTGGGCTGCTGAAGACCGATCATCACGAACTGACCGTTCTCGAAGCGCAGGCCAGGATCACGGGTGCACTTGAAACTGAAAAGCGTGTCGTTCCAGTGATGAACGCTGAGAACACGCTCGTGATTCATGTTGCTCATGGTACGTGGGAGCTCCTGATAAATGACGTGCGCGGGTCAATGCGCCATTGCGCGACATTCTAGTGGCAGACACAATATCTGTTAACTGAATTATCAAGATATAGGTTATCGGTTATATAGATATGCGATTTACTCTACGTCAGCTCCAGATCTTCGTGGCCGTCGCCCAGCAGGAAAGCGTCTCGCGCGCGGCGGTCTTGCTGTCCTTGTCGCAATCAGCGGCGAGCACTTCCATCACTGAACTGGAACGCCAGTCCAGTTGCCAGCTCTTCGACCGCGCAGGCAAGCGACTGAGCCTGAACGCCACAGGCCGGCAGCTGCTGCCTCAAGCCGTCGCGCTGCTGGACCAGGCCAAGGAGATTGAAGACTTGCTCAATGGCAAGTCCGGTTTCGGTTCACTGGCGGTGGGCGCCACGCTGACCATCGGCAATTACCTGGCGACCCTGCTTATCGGCAG
The nucleotide sequence above comes from Pseudomonas lutea. Encoded proteins:
- a CDS encoding rRNA pseudouridine synthase, which encodes MTDPIRLSKRLIELVGCSRREAELFIEGGWVTVDGVVVDEPQFKVENQTVVLNAEAKADTPEAVTLLFNAPAGMAPETALTLITPGTLSADHSIGRRPLKGHFLRLEAISTLQANASGLMVFSQDWKILRKLTDDRSKIEQEYVVEIAGDMVAHGLNRLNHGMTYKGKELPKVKASWQNENRLRFAMKNPQPGVIAQLCEAVGLKVVSVRRIRIGGVSIGKVPEGQWRYMTEKEKF
- a CDS encoding DUF1456 family protein; this translates as MMNNDVLRSIRYMLDINDAKVVDIIKLGGFDANKADVTAYMKKDEEEGFLPCSDEVMAHFLDGLVFFKRGKDESRPALPVELPITNNIVLKKLRVAFELKEDDMHAILKAAEFPVSKPELSALFRKAGHNNYRPCGDQLLRNFLRGLTLRVRG
- the fpr gene encoding ferredoxin-NADP reductase; translated protein: MSNMNHERVLSVHHWNDTLFSFKCTRDPGLRFENGQFVMIGLQQPNGRPLMRAYSIASPNWEEHLEFFSIKVPDGPLTSQLQHLKEGDEIIISKKPTGTLVLDDLKPGKHLYLLSTGTGLAPFMSVIQDPETYERFEKVILCHGVRYVNEVAYREFITEHLPQNEFFGDMLRDKLIYYPTVTREPFENEGRLTDLMRSGKLFSDIGLPPINPQDDRAMLCGSPSMLDETSEVLNSFGLTVSPRMREPGDYLIERAFVEK
- the tsaA gene encoding tRNA (N6-threonylcarbamoyladenosine(37)-N6)-methyltransferase TrmO yields the protein MTQAYSVAPIGFMRSCFKEKFAIPRQPQLAPAARGVLELIAPFDQGDAVQGLEQVSHVWLLFLFHQALEDTPRLKVRPPRLGGNQSMGVFATRATHRPNGIGQSVVKLDKVEPGRLWLSGIDLLEGTPVLDIKPYVPYADIIADARNSMAAAAPARVPVQWEDAALIQAQEHALRLDEPLTELIEQCLAQDPRPAYQTPTPERVYGAQFWDLDVRWHYPQSGLIRVLEVVPAVS